Below is a window of Rhea pennata isolate bPtePen1 chromosome 2, bPtePen1.pri, whole genome shotgun sequence DNA.
GGTGAGAGGGCTGCCCGGTGCCCTGGGGGGAGCGTCGCGGCCCCCGAGCCCCTTACGGGGAGCCCCGATGGGCTGTTTTAGGCCGTTTTGGGTGTGCTCGGTTACGCAGGCAGCCTGCGAGTTCCCTAGtgtcccctcctctcccacgGCGGCTCTCTGGGAGCCGGCGCTCAGCCCCGGCTCTCCTGAGCCCTGTCGCCGCGGCGAGGGGCTGTGGGCGCGCACGGTGCTTTGGGGCTCCAGCCCCACTTGTTGGGGGGCAAGCTCGGTCTCCGGGAGCTCGGGGAGCGGCGCTAGCCCTGGCCTGGGCGGCGGCTGCGAGACGGGGCCCGTTCTGCGCGTTGCAGGGGCCGTCCCCAGCCGGGAGCTGACCGAGATGAGGGCCCGTCTCTACCTCAACCTCGGCTTGGTCTATGACAGCCTGAAGGATCAGGCCAAGTGCAGCCACTACATCAAGAAGAGCATCTTCCTCTCCGAGTAAGGGCAGGCTCTGCGCACCCGGAGGGGTGCCGAGCCAGCAGcgtggggcgcggggggcccgtCAGCTCCACTGCCGGGGGCCGGGCAATGGGGCGGCGTGGGGAAGGGCTGGCTGCTTCCAGGCAGGCGCGTCTCTGCGAAGACCTGTATCGTGCCTACTTCAACCTGGGCAACATCCACCTGCGGGAGGGCGAGCACTCCAAGGCCCTGCGCTGCCTCGACCGGGCCCGCGACTGCGCCCGCAGGATGAAGGAGAAGGCCATGGAGAGCgagtgctgcagcagcacggCCCAGGTGAGCGCGGGGTCCCGGGGCAGCTCCGTGCGGCAGGAAGCCCCTCTTCGATGCTGACACCTTGGCTCTTCGCAGGTCCTACTGAGCCTGGGTGACTTCGCGGCTGCCAAACGCTCGCTGAGGAAGGCCTACGTGCTGGGGTCACGGCAGCCCTGGCAGCGGGACCTCATCCGCTGCAACCTCCGCTTTGGTGAGccggggaaggggaggggggcacaGGCCCCCCCGTCCCTGCCCTCCTCAGGGAGAGGCCCGGGGTGCTGAGGCGGGACGGCTGCCATGCCTGCGGCCTCCCTTTCCCCCGCAGTCCCCGACCGCGCTCGGGGGAGTGAGGCCGGCTCGGGGCCGTCCGGCAGGTCGCTGTCGGAGCCCTCAGCGTGCCCGGGTTGGAGCCGGGAGGACGCACACGGGTGCCCAGGCCGTGCCGGGGGGTGACGCTGCGAGGGGACACTGAGCCCCTGGCGCAGGAGCCACGGGGCGACCGCGGCTGCCCTGACCGCCGCCCCATCCCGCAGCCGCCAAGGCGAGCCGCCTGCAGGAGGCTctggaggaggcggcggcgagcgACCCGCCGGCGGCCCTGGCTCTCTGCGAGCAGCTGGGGGACGTGTTCTCCAAGCACGGGGACTACGGCCGGGCTGTGGAGTATTACAAGAGGCAGGTGAgcggggcccggggcgccggccgcggcggggaggagaGGCCTGCGCGTCGGCCCCGCTCACGGCGGGGCCCTCCGCGCAGCTCGGCTACGCCGAGGCCCTGCGGAGACCCGCGCAGGAGCTGGCCGTGATCCACGTCTCGCTGGCCACCACCTTCGGGGACCTGAAGGAGCACGCGCAGGCTGTGCACCACTACCAGGAGGAGCTGGCGCTGCACCAGGGCAACGCGCTGGAGGTGAGCTGCGCCCCGGGGAGCGTCCCAGGGTCCCTTTTCCCCACGGAAAGGTGCTCCGCGAGGGCAGGCCCTCGGCTGGGGGCTCAGCTCAGGAGCCGCCCTTGAGTCGGGGAGGGGGGCTGCGTGGTGGTGTTGggggagggccggggccgggcagtCCCTTGCTCGCCCCGGCGGCCTCACTCGCCTGTGCCAGGAGGGGAAGACGTGGCTGAACATCGCGCTGGCCAAGGAGGAGGTGGGCGAGCCCCGCGCCGAGCTCGAGGCCTGCTTCCGCACGGCGCTGGAGCGAGCCGAGGAGGCTGGCGAGCCCCGGCTGCAGGTGAGGGGCCGGCCGGGGGCTcccagccccgccgcgcgccTGCGTGCGCCCTGGGCCGAGCGCCAGCCGCCCCGCGGATCGCACCCGGACCCTCTCCCGCCCCACGTGCTGCTCCTGGAGGCCCAGAAGGGGTTATGATCGGGCAGCCGTGGCGGTGGGCTCGGCGCGCTTCCGGGGCTCTGCTCCGCTGAAAGCTGGCTCTGAGCCTCTGCGAGCGTTTGAGGCCCGAGGCCACAGCGCGCGGCCTGCGCGTGTGTTTCGCCGCGCGCGCCCCTGCGGTCGTCCTTCTCCGAGCGCTCGGCCCCGCTCCGTggccgccgcggcgcagggctgagcctccctgccctcctccctccGCAGAGGCAGGTCCTGCAGCACCTCCACGCGCTGCAGCAGCGGCACGGCAGCGCGGAGGCGTCCGCCACCATGGCCCGGCTGCAGAGCCTGGCAGCCTCGGGGGGCGACAGCGccggggaggaagaggaggagctggagagcagcgAAGCCCTGGACGAGAGCAACCTGGAGCTGTCGGAGAGCGGTGAGCAGGCTGGGGCGGCGAGAcggggccggccggggcccCCTGAGGCGTGGGTGGCTACGGGGCTGCGCGGCCCCAGCCCCTCACGGGGGTTTCGCGCAGACGGGGAGGAAGATGAGCTCGACGGCTACAGCAAGAGCGTTCCCGGGCGCCGGCGGATCAGCAAGGTGAGCGccgcttccctcctccctcGTCCCGAGCTGCGGCCGCGAAACCCCCTCCACGGGCTGCGGCTCCCCGGGGCTCGTCCCGCAGAGGGTGACGAGTCCTAGCTcaacaccccccacccccaaacacCGCCTCTCCCCCGGGGGTGCCGGGTCCCCACCGCCGCTCCGTGTGCCCCCAGTGGAACCGGCGGAACGACCGGGGAGAGACGCCGCTGCACCGCGCCTGCATCGAGGGCGACCTGCGGCGAGCCCAGCTCTTCGTGAAGCAGGTAGGAGACGGAGCCTCGCCGCGGGCCCGGAGGCGCCCGGTGCTGGGTGCGCCTGTGGGGACGGGGCCGCGCTTCCGGGGAAACGGGGCCTTTACGCTGCAGGAAGGGGCTGTTCTGGGGGTCGCGGAGAGGGTTCCTGGCGGCAGACGCGGCAGCTGGCCCGGTGCGACTGACCCCCggtgtccccccaccccgtTCTCCAGGGGCACCCTCTGAACCCTCGCGACTACTGCGGCTGGACCCCGCTGCACGAAGCCTGCAACCACGGGCACCTGGGTGAGCGTTGtggggggacgggacggggccagcgccccgcgccgcggcaggGATCCCGGAGTAActgctgccccccgcccccagaGATCGTCCGGCTGCTGCTGGACCGCGGCGCCGCTATAGACGACCCCGGGGGGCCGGGCTGCGAGGGCATCACGCCGCTGCACGACGCGCTCAGCTGCGGCCACTTCGACGTGGCCGAGCTGCTGGTGCAGAGGGGAGCGTCGGTGACGCAGAGGAACGCCAaggtgagcggcggcgggcgcggagcccggggagggggcaTGGgcgggctggggcagcagggacCTTGGTCCCTCGGGCTTCTGGTGAGCCCCGTGCCCTCCTCCGCAGGGCCTGACGCCGCTGGGCACGCTGGCGGAGTGGGTGAGCATGTACAGCAAGGACCTGGACCAGGAGAcgcggcagcgctgccgggcCATGGAGCGGCTGCTCAAGGAGACGGCGGCGGGCCGAGGTGGGGCACCGGCGGCAGCCCTAGCCTGGGCCGGGCACCTCCGCCCGGGGCTGCCTTGCCCCTTGCCGGCCTGCGCCGCTCTTGAGCAGGGCCACGGAGGCTCTCCCACCTCCCTGGGGACCGGGGccctcttcttcccccccagccccactgggGGAAGCTCAGGGTTTCCGGCATCCccttgcagctcctgcagcGCCTCCGCTCCGCCCGGACTCCCAGCTGTTCGATGCCGAGCTCTCGGAGCCCCTGATCCTGCGCCGCTCTCCCCCAGGGTGCGAAGGCCCCCCCAGGAAGGCCCCCGGCCCCCAGGGCTGGGGGGATGCAGCGGAGTCCCCCCAGGGGCAGGAGGACCGTCCGGAGCAGGAGGACGGCGACATGTCCCCGCTGAGGCCGGTGAAGAAGCGGCAGCGGGTGCTGGGGGCCGAGGGGAGCCGGCTGCCGGGGCTCggcaggcaggaggcagcgAGGACGGAGCTGGCGGCTCCCAGCCGGAGCCAGGCCGAGTACGAAGCCGCCATCCGGGCCCTGGGCAGCGCCAAGTCCCTCCTCAGCAGCGGCCTGGAGGCGGCACGCaagccggccccgcggccggccctCATCCCGGCCGAGCAGTACGTGGAGGACGACTGGCTGGAGGACGACGTgggggcggcccgcggggcccgCAAGCGGCTCCGCCGGGAGCCCGAGGAGCTGGGGGCCGCCTCGGAGGAGAGCACGGGGCCGGAGAGCGACGGCGgggccccctgcccgccccggcaccgccgccgccgccgcgccacCCAGAGCCGCCTCACCCGCCTCGTGGAGAGGACGCGGCCGGGGCGCtcccgggagcgcggcggccccgaggccgccggggcggccAGCGGCCCCGTCCCACGGGGGGCTGACGGCCCCGCGGAGGCCGAGGGCctggggggcagcggggagagccctccccggggccccgcgcagGTGAGGGGACGGGGTCTGCGGCGCAGGGGCGGAGACGCGCCCGCCGGGTGTCCCAatcctctccccctctccccggCAGCTCCCTTcgctcccggccgccccggccccgctgcccacCATCCGAGTGCGCGTCCGGATCCAGGACAACGTCTTCCTCGTCCCCGTGCCCGCGAGGTAAGAGCCCGGCCTCGCGCGCCGCTCCGTGCGCtggccccggcccgggcgggcgggcgccggggggccgctCGCCGGTGACGCTCGCTCGCCCGGCGGCAGCGAGAGCCGCGCCGTGGGCTGGCTGgcggagcaggctgcccagcgCTACTACCAGACCTGCGGGCTGCTGCCCCGGCTCACCCTGAAGAAGGAGGGGGCCCTGCTGGCCCCCCAGGACCTCGTGGGGGACGTCCTGCAGAGCAACGAGGAGGTGAGCGTGGGGCCGGGCCCTGCCGGCGCCCGGGTCCCGGGCCGTCCTCGGCTGCCGAGCCACCCGAGGCTGCTGTCGCCCGCAGGTGCTGGCCGAGGTGCAGTCGTGGGACCTGCCGCCCCTGGCCGAGCGGTACCGCAGGGCGTGCCAGAGCCTGGCCGTGGGtaaggacccccccccccgaccctgtgcagagctggggagggggcagctTGGCGGGGAGAGGTGCTGCGGGTTGGGACTCGGGGCTCCCCCGGCCCCCGAGGCGGCTCCGAGCCGCCGGGGAGCCGTCAGCCTCCGCCGCCCTCGCAGAGCCGCACCCGCTGCTGCTGAAGGTCAcggagctgcaggagcagagcccCGCGTTCAGCGCCGGCGGGCTGGCGCTGCGCCCCCCGCACCTCCCGCCGCTGCTGCGCGCCCTCAAGCTGCAGGCGCCCCTGCGGCAGCTGCGGCTGGCCGGCAGCGGGCTGGCCGacggcgcggccgccgagcTGCTGGCCACGCTCAGCACCGTGCCCAGCCTCGTCCTCCTCGACCTCTCGGGCAACCAGCTCAGCGCCCGGGGCCTGCAGCTCCTCGTGCCCCAgctgcccggcccggcggcctTCCAGGTAGGGAGAGGCAGCGCCTGGCCCCGGGGAGAGCGGCCCCGCTCTCCCGAGGGCTCTTCCCAGCACTCTGCCCCGTCTCCTCGGCCAGTCCTCGGCGCTGCCCTGCTTGGGACGAGGTTCGGGGCAGGGCGCAGTGCATCTGCGGGGGGCGGAGGGCACGGAAAGCGCCGTGGTCCCTCCCTGCGGGAGCCCCCGCACCGAGCTGGTGAGCGCGGTCGCCAAGGCGGGGACGAGCTCACGTCCTCGTGTCGCAGAGCCTGGAGGAGCTGGATCTGAGCCTGAACCCCCTGGGGGATGCCGGCTGCCGgcccctggccctgctgctccGGGCCTGCCCCGTGCTGACGACGCTCCGGCTGCAGGCGTGCGGCTTCGCGGCCGGCTTCCTCCAGCACTGCCGCCTCTCGCTGGCCGGCGCCCTCGCAGGTGAGCGCTCCCAGGGCCGGAGGGACGCGGGGCCCTGCGGGGCCGGGCTAACGCGGGCGTCCGCTCCCAGGAGCCGTGCACCTGGAGACGCTGGCGCTGTCCTGCAACGCCCTGGGGCCggtggggctggagcagctcctgcGCAGCCTGCCCTGCCGCAGCCTCGGCCGCCTGGAGATCGGCTCCGTGgccggagcgggcggcgcggccctggCGGAGGCCGTGCGCGGGTACCTGACGCAGGTGAGCGGGGCCGCCCCAGCGTTCTGCCCCTCCGTGGCGGCGATGGGGCCGTCCCGCGGCCGGCACTCGCCCGCCCCTCGCCCCTGCCTCCGGGGGAGGCCGAGTGGGGCAGAGCGGGGCGTGCGCGGGGCCGGTTTGCCCCCGCTCCGCTTCCCGCCCGCAGCTGTGTCTGCTCCCTCGCAGGAGGGCTGTGCCCTGACGCACCTGACGCTCTCCGGGAATCACTTGGATGATGACGCGGtcctggagctggccaggtgaggggccggggctgcgggggtCTCGCGAGGCTGCGGGGGACGGGCTGGAGACGGTGGGTCGCCCTCGCTCCTCACCGCCTCCCCCTGGCCGCAGGTGCCTCCCCGCCTGCCCCGCTCTGGTCTCCCTGGATTTGTCTGCTAACCCCGGCGTCGGCATCGCAGGCCTGCGCGCGCTGCTCTCGGCCCTGGCGGAGCGGCGCGAGGGGCTCCGGTACCTCAGCCTGGCAGGTAGGGacgggcccggcccgcggcagcggcggccggaCCCCGCGGCCTGGAGCAGGCGGCggggcgctgctggcggggGCTGACGCCGGCGCCTTCGCTCGCAGGCTGCTCCGTGCAGGGCC
It encodes the following:
- the TONSL gene encoding tonsoku-like protein, producing MNAERAREIRQLQKAKDKAQRSGNLVEEAAVCNQLGEILAGHGRYEEALEEHRQELRLLEAAGDRIGCAVAHRKIGERLAELESYEAALKHQRQHLELARSLSDHTEQQRAWATIGRTYMFVADSRPPGEAVSALREAEQAFRTSLAIVEEKLEGAVPSRELTEMRARLYLNLGLVYDSLKDQAKCSHYIKKSIFLSEQARLCEDLYRAYFNLGNIHLREGEHSKALRCLDRARDCARRMKEKAMESECCSSTAQVLLSLGDFAAAKRSLRKAYVLGSRQPWQRDLIRCNLRFAAKASRLQEALEEAAASDPPAALALCEQLGDVFSKHGDYGRAVEYYKRQLGYAEALRRPAQELAVIHVSLATTFGDLKEHAQAVHHYQEELALHQGNALEEGKTWLNIALAKEEVGEPRAELEACFRTALERAEEAGEPRLQRQVLQHLHALQQRHGSAEASATMARLQSLAASGGDSAGEEEEELESSEALDESNLELSESDGEEDELDGYSKSVPGRRRISKWNRRNDRGETPLHRACIEGDLRRAQLFVKQGHPLNPRDYCGWTPLHEACNHGHLEIVRLLLDRGAAIDDPGGPGCEGITPLHDALSCGHFDVAELLVQRGASVTQRNAKGLTPLGTLAEWVSMYSKDLDQETRQRCRAMERLLKETAAGRAPAAPPLRPDSQLFDAELSEPLILRRSPPGCEGPPRKAPGPQGWGDAAESPQGQEDRPEQEDGDMSPLRPVKKRQRVLGAEGSRLPGLGRQEAARTELAAPSRSQAEYEAAIRALGSAKSLLSSGLEAARKPAPRPALIPAEQYVEDDWLEDDVGAARGARKRLRREPEELGAASEESTGPESDGGAPCPPRHRRRRRATQSRLTRLVERTRPGRSRERGGPEAAGAASGPVPRGADGPAEAEGLGGSGESPPRGPAQLPSLPAAPAPLPTIRVRVRIQDNVFLVPVPASESRAVGWLAEQAAQRYYQTCGLLPRLTLKKEGALLAPQDLVGDVLQSNEEVLAEVQSWDLPPLAERYRRACQSLAVEPHPLLLKVTELQEQSPAFSAGGLALRPPHLPPLLRALKLQAPLRQLRLAGSGLADGAAAELLATLSTVPSLVLLDLSGNQLSARGLQLLVPQLPGPAAFQSLEELDLSLNPLGDAGCRPLALLLRACPVLTTLRLQACGFAAGFLQHCRLSLAGALAGAVHLETLALSCNALGPVGLEQLLRSLPCRSLGRLEIGSVAGAGGAALAEAVRGYLTQEGCALTHLTLSGNHLDDDAVLELARCLPACPALVSLDLSANPGVGIAGLRALLSALAERREGLRYLSLAGCSVQGPLDAATWAAAAASVRDLRLCSRRTSPSDQRAAGEAWRGPPGTALRALTRHHKLFCKSL